The genomic DNA ACGGCTATTCAGAAAAATTTGTGCCTTGCATCTTATTTATTATCTTTGTTTCTTAAAAGAAATGTATTTAAAGAACCTCACTTGAAGAAACCTTTTATTAACTCAAATCAAATTTAATTATGAAAAAATATTTTTTATTAGCATTCTCAGCCTTCTTAATTCTCGGTTTTTCTGGTTGTAAAAATAAAGCCAAAAAAGCAAGTAAAGAAGAAGAAGTAACAAAAGCAGATACAAATATGGTAGCAAAAGTAAATGAATACAAAAAAGTAAAACTTACAACAGATTTATCAGTTTTGTCAGAAAAGCAAAAACAAATGTTACCAATTCTTTTTAAGATTGCAGATATTATGGATGAGATTTTTTGGATAGAAGCTTATGGAAATAAAACAGAACTACTGGAAAGTATAGAAGATGAAGCAACAAAGAAATTTGTTGAAATAAATTATGGACCTTGGTCAAAACTTGATAACAATGAACCATTTATATCTGATGTAGGAGAGAAACCAAAAGGAGCAAATTTTTATCCTGCCGATATTACTCAAAAAGAGTTTGATGCTTTTGAAGATGAATTAAAAAACAGCCAATATACACTGCTTAGAAGAGATGAAGATGGTAATTTAATGTCAGTTCCTTACCACGAAGTTTTTAGAGAAAAAATTGAAGAAGCATCACAATTATTAATGGAAGCATCGGAGTTTGCAGAAAATGAAGCTTTTAGAGAATACCTTATACAAAGATCAGAAGCATTGCGTACAGATGAATATCAACCAAGCGATTTTGCATGGCTTGCAATGAAAGATAATATTATTGATTTTGTGGTAGGACCAATTGAAAATTATGAAGATGAATTATTCAACATCAAAGCAGCACACGAATCATTTATTCTTATAAAAGATATGGATTGGAGTAATAAACTAAAAAAATATATTGCATACTTACCTGAATTACAAGAAACTTTACCCGTTGATAAAAAATACAAAAGTAATATGCCGGGAACTTCAGGCAATCAACTTAATGCTTACGATGTAATTTATTATGCAGGAGATTGTAATAAAGCAAGTAAAACAATTGCAATAAATCTTCCTAATGACCCTATTGTACGTCAAGAAGCAGGCTCAAGAAAACTTATGCTCAAAAATGCTATGAAAGCTAAATTTGATAATATTCTTCTTCCTATTTCTAATGTACTTATTGATGAATCTCAAAGAAAGAATGTTAAGTTTGACGCTTTTTTTGCAAACACTATGTTCCATGAGGTAGGTCACGGTCTTGGAGTTGATTATCTTGTTAATAATCCTGACATAAAAGTTAGAGATGCACTAAAGAGTTATTACACAGCCATTGAAGAAGGAAAAGCAGATATTGTTGGATTGCATCTTATTACATATTTATATGGCAAAGGAGAACTTGATAACATTGATTTAATGGATTATTATGTAACATTTTTTGCAAGTGTTTTCAGGTCAGCACGTTTTGGCTCAGCAAGTTCACATGGAAAAGCAAACATGATGCGCTTTTATTTCTTTGAAGAAAATAATGCATTTACAAGAGACGAAGAAACAGGCACATACACCATTAATTTTGATAATATGAAAGAAGCTGTAAAAGTACTTGCCGAAAAAATTATTACAATACAAGGAGATGGTAATTATGAAGTAGCAAAAGCATGGGTAGAAAAAGATGGTAAAATAAAAGACCAATTACAAGCTGATTTAGATCGTCTTGCTGACAAAAATATTCCAAGGGATATTATTTTTGAACAAGGCTATGAAGTGTTGATACAAGAATAAAGTTTAGCAACAAAAAAAAGTATTAAAAAGGGGGAATTTTAATTAATTCCCTTTTTTTATGGTTCAATTATTGCAACATTAAACAAGCTTT from Bacteroidota bacterium includes the following:
- a CDS encoding Zn-dependent hydrolase, encoding MKKYFLLAFSAFLILGFSGCKNKAKKASKEEEVTKADTNMVAKVNEYKKVKLTTDLSVLSEKQKQMLPILFKIADIMDEIFWIEAYGNKTELLESIEDEATKKFVEINYGPWSKLDNNEPFISDVGEKPKGANFYPADITQKEFDAFEDELKNSQYTLLRRDEDGNLMSVPYHEVFREKIEEASQLLMEASEFAENEAFREYLIQRSEALRTDEYQPSDFAWLAMKDNIIDFVVGPIENYEDELFNIKAAHESFILIKDMDWSNKLKKYIAYLPELQETLPVDKKYKSNMPGTSGNQLNAYDVIYYAGDCNKASKTIAINLPNDPIVRQEAGSRKLMLKNAMKAKFDNILLPISNVLIDESQRKNVKFDAFFANTMFHEVGHGLGVDYLVNNPDIKVRDALKSYYTAIEEGKADIVGLHLITYLYGKGELDNIDLMDYYVTFFASVFRSARFGSASSHGKANMMRFYFFEENNAFTRDEETGTYTINFDNMKEAVKVLAEKIITIQGDGNYEVAKAWVEKDGKIKDQLQADLDRLADKNIPRDIIFEQGYEVLIQE